One stretch of Armigeres subalbatus isolate Guangzhou_Male chromosome 2, GZ_Asu_2, whole genome shotgun sequence DNA includes these proteins:
- the LOC134218011 gene encoding LOW QUALITY PROTEIN: uncharacterized protein LOC134218011 (The sequence of the model RefSeq protein was modified relative to this genomic sequence to represent the inferred CDS: deleted 2 bases in 1 codon): MSMRRPRVKVAANLAIRRPAKTPTTTFGGETKPVIKSIHETLSNESEIPEEQFAETGAIKLSSPTEVEVKRPASKPEQKPASIPVLSMEQSAFKFPKPVDEPPVVTTPAPTPHSPLEINTEEPHSPKKLDSKFAYINALNSPRKRIRTESMTSNKSYSDVSLKSRKTIKQEESQKASDAKRDLRKRLNNIQNVDKQSLTMFDMIYYNPAKNPMKTPAPNKKGSVDNSARTIDRESRSVSKSRSPTPAPSIMPPPVEPPSAPPPVQLTPQIKLGPNGEMILDEATLVVENEREKAMRDSLAKTEIVYVDEFSGNSGYYSRYKRTRDWPPEGTIRFYRCLHTIGTDFSMMIQLFPNRTRRDLKLKFKKEVRLNLKLINKALLFPKEFNIEELRQQFQEEDEEIERQREQERQVKAKLEEKLKQQKLSKKLQMNQSKNRNPKKKLSKSARVLVDIEEIANAEALMDEAVPKRKRNDTRKEQRSVPITEPKTRSRKRTSKALPVAEETDDDEPIVCVSDGDEPTGATPHDKDQVSQVDSVPYIPNGDFQQVGTTEDAEPQTFTESSSNEPSESHLNIEAMEIDIVDEQPKSLYAIKAEPAAYPVQIFESLSTASLDSSSIVTLQDLDNSETTVTYQRSKTSGSDQDLGIDSIESKYCGGCEIVYLNNCTAAVTNPVKTESTYCATPLHPESVQSPPLQYDLHTIHSPDFDVSRTTVKSDIQGSTTSQETCSDINPDLNSPVETNPSSESIQTKPEVDLVESPMEDSNDCHESEYSEDQMEKPVQYTKSEDQLEPEEEPRGLGPLEDIDINSLVLVESQDTNEPTRTIYEIYVTNPETGKLSEKPLDVPDDVIENIRYILEGGEE, from the exons ATGTCTATGCGAAGGCCGCGTGTAAAGGTTGCCGCGAATCTCGCGATTCGTCGACCTGCCAAAACTCCGACTACCACTTTCGGTGGTGAAACAAAACCAGTGATCAAATCGATCCATGAAACGCTCAGTAATGAAAGCGAGATCCCGGAAGAACAATTTGCCGAAACTGGGGCAATTAAACTTTCCTCGCCGACGGAAGTGGAGGTGAAGCGACCAGCCAGCAAGCCGGAACAGAAACCTGCTTCCATTCCTGTTCTTAGTATGGAGCAGTCCGCatttaaatttccaaaacctGTTGATGAACCTCCAGTTGTTACAACGCCAGCTCCTACTCCACATTCTCCCTTAGAGATCAACACCGAAGAACCACATTCGCCTAAAAAGCTGGATTCAAAGTTTGCTTATATAAATGCACTGAACAGCCCGCGGAAGAGAATTAGAACAGAATCCATGACTTCCAACAAGTCCTATTCCGACGTAAGTTTGAAATCTCGTAAAACGATCAAGCAGGAGGAATCACAAAAGGCGTCAGATGCCAAAAGGGACCTCCGGAAGCGGCTGAACAACATTCAGAATGTCGATAAACAATCCTTGACCATGTTCGATATGATCTACTACAATCCTGCCAAGAATCCAATGAAAACCCCCGCTCCTAATAAGAAAGGATCCGTGGATAATAGCGCTCGCACAATTGATAGGGAATCGCGAAGCGTTAGCAAATCGCGCTCTCCAACACCAGCTCCGTCGATAATGCCACCACCTGTGGAACCACCGAGTGCCCCGCCACCGGTTCAGCTGACGCCGCAGATTAAATTGGGTCCAAATGGTGAGATGATTCTCGACGAAGCCACCTTGGTGGTGGAGAATGAGCGCGAAAAGGCCATGAGGGATAGTCTGGCCAAGACGGAGATTGTTTACGTGGACGaattcagtggaaattccggCTACTACAGCCGGTACAAACGGACAAGGGATTGGCCCCCGGAGGGGACAATTCGCTTTTATAGATGCTTGCACACAATCGGGACCGACTTTTCAATGATGATTCAGCTTTTTCCTAATCGTACTCGAAGGGATTTGaaattaaagtttaaaaaagaAGTACGTCTCAACTTAAAGTTGATTAACAAAGCACTACtcttcccaaaggaattcaacaTTGAAGAGCTTAGGCAACAATTCCAGGAAGAGGACGAAGAAATCGAACGGCAACGTGAACAGGAACGGCAGGTCAAGGCAAAACTTGAAGAAAAGTTAAAACAACAAAAGCTGTCGAAAAAGCTTCAAATGAATCAAAGCAAAAATCGAAACCCTAAAAAGAAATTAAGCAAATCAGCTCGGGTCTTGGTAGAC ATAGAAGAGATAGCAAATGCCGAAGCGCTGATGGACGAGGCTGTACCCAAACGCAAACGAAACGATACCCGGAAAGAACAGCGTTCCGTACCAATAACCGAACCGAAAACACGTTCGAGGAAAAGGACTTCGAAAGCACTTCCTGTAGCTGAAGAGACCGATGATGACGAACCAATCGTTTGTGTCTCCGACGGTGACGAGCCGACTGGCGCAACACCACACGATAAGGATCAGGTATCGCAGGTCGATAGCGTTCCTTACATTCCGAACGGGGATTTCCAACAGGTCGGCACAACCGAAGACGCAGAACCACAGACATTCACAGAAAGCTCTTCGAACGAGCCCAGTGAGTCACACCTCAACATCGAAGCTATGGAGATTGACATAGTTGATGAGCAACCGAAGAGTCTGTACGCAATAAAAGCCGAGCCAGCTGCTTATCCTGTCCAAATCTTTGAAAGCCTCAGCACCGCAAGTCTGGATTCATCCAGTATCGTAACTCTTCAGGACCTGGACAATAGCGAGACTACGGTCACTTATCAAAGGTCGAAAACGTCCGGAAGCGACCAAGATCTGGGTATCGATTCAATCGAATCCAAGTATTGCGGTGGATGTGAGATCGTTTACCTGAATAATTGCACAGCCGCCGTAACAAATCCGGTTAAGACGGAATCAACGTACTGTGCAACGCCATTACATCCCGAATCTGTGCAGTCACCTCCTCTTCAGTACGATCTACACACGATCCACAGTCCGGATTTCGATGTCAGTCGAACAACGGTGAAATCGGATATTCAAGGAAGTACGACATCGCAAGAAACATGCTCGGACATAAACCCAGATCTAAACAGTCCCGTCGAGACCAATCCGTCTTCTGAATCAATACAAACGAAGCCGGAAGTGGACTTGGTTGAGTCACCAATGGAGGATTCTAACGATTGTCATGAATCGGAATATTCCGAAGATCAGATGGAGAAACCGGTCCAATATACAAAATCAGAAGACCAACTTGAGCCAGAGGAGGAGCCACGCGGGCTGGGACCGCTTGAGGACATTGACATCAACTCACTGGTACTGGTGGAGAGTCAAGACACAAACGAACCGACCAGAACCATCTACGAAATCTACGTAACCAATCCAGAGACGGGTAAGTTGAGTGAAAAGCCTTTGGATGTACCGGACGATGTTATCGAAAACATCCGGTACATACTTGAAGGCGGTGAGGAGTGA